From a region of the Pectobacterium aquaticum genome:
- the rsmA gene encoding 16S rRNA (adenine(1518)-N(6)/adenine(1519)-N(6))-dimethyltransferase RsmA has product MNNRVHQGHFARKRFGQNFLNDHFVIDSIVSAIHPQPGQAIVEIGPGLGALTAPVGDRMDRFTVIELDRDLAARLETHPTLKDKLTIIQQDAMTIDFAALSEQAGQPLRVFGNLPYNISTPLMFHLFTYTQSIRDMHFMLQKEVVNRLVAGPNSKAFGRLSVMAQYYCQIIPVLEVPPEAFKPAPKVDSAVVRLVPHAEIPYPVKDIRVLSRITTEAFNQRRKTLRNSLGNLFTPEILTELGINVTSRAENVTVEQYCRLANWLSEHPAKQE; this is encoded by the coding sequence ATGAATAATCGCGTACACCAAGGTCACTTCGCCCGTAAACGTTTTGGGCAAAACTTTTTAAACGATCACTTCGTGATCGATAGCATCGTTTCGGCGATTCATCCTCAACCGGGTCAAGCGATCGTTGAGATCGGTCCCGGCCTCGGCGCGTTGACGGCGCCTGTTGGCGATCGGATGGATCGTTTTACTGTTATTGAGCTGGATAGGGATCTGGCAGCGCGCCTGGAAACGCATCCGACGCTGAAAGACAAGCTGACGATTATTCAGCAAGATGCCATGACGATCGATTTCGCCGCGCTCTCTGAACAGGCTGGACAACCGCTGCGTGTTTTTGGCAACCTGCCGTATAATATTTCCACACCGCTGATGTTCCACTTGTTCACCTATACTCAATCTATCCGCGACATGCACTTTATGTTGCAGAAAGAGGTGGTTAACCGCTTGGTGGCAGGGCCGAACAGTAAAGCCTTTGGACGCCTGAGCGTCATGGCACAGTATTATTGTCAGATAATCCCGGTGCTTGAAGTGCCACCGGAGGCCTTCAAGCCCGCGCCTAAAGTTGATTCTGCCGTAGTGCGACTCGTTCCTCATGCCGAGATCCCCTATCCAGTCAAGGATATCCGCGTATTGAGCCGCATCACGACGGAAGCGTTTAACCAGCGCCGTAAGACATTGCGTAACAGTCTAGGCAACCTGTTCACCCCAGAAATCCTCACCGAGCTGGGGATCAATGTCACCAGTCGCGCAGAGAATGTGACCGTTGAGCAATATTGCCGATTGGCGAACTGGCTGAGCGAGCATCCTGCAAAACAGGAATAA
- a CDS encoding DMT family transporter: MSLFSSFSLSLLLPLGIAVFAGSIVPFQAASNAALGRSLGHPLWATLVSLLVSICVLLPILFAARVPTPTLGNALQGPWWIWLGGVAGVAYITAALLLTPKLGASGFIVCVIAGQVVASLMIDHVGLMGLAVKPATLGRIAGVALIIIGMLVVQCSAASQPLAVPSSKKAQSETTFPFL, from the coding sequence ATGTCGTTATTCTCTTCTTTTTCTCTCTCATTATTGTTGCCGCTGGGTATTGCGGTATTCGCTGGGAGCATTGTGCCTTTTCAGGCCGCCAGTAATGCGGCACTGGGGCGATCGTTAGGCCATCCGCTTTGGGCAACGCTGGTGTCCCTGCTGGTCAGCATCTGCGTGCTGCTGCCGATTCTGTTTGCTGCTCGGGTGCCCACACCAACACTGGGTAATGCCTTACAGGGGCCGTGGTGGATCTGGCTGGGCGGCGTGGCGGGCGTGGCTTATATCACCGCCGCGTTATTGCTGACGCCAAAGCTAGGTGCCTCAGGTTTTATTGTCTGCGTGATTGCTGGTCAGGTGGTGGCATCGCTGATGATCGATCATGTTGGTTTGATGGGGTTGGCGGTGAAGCCTGCGACGCTGGGGCGAATCGCGGGTGTCGCGTTAATCATTATAGGGATGTTGGTGGTGCAATGCTCTGCGGCTTCTCAACCACTGGCCGTACCATCATCCAAAAAGGCTCAGTCTGAGACGACTTTCCCCTTTTTATGA
- the pdxA gene encoding 4-hydroxythreonine-4-phosphate dehydrogenase PdxA, with protein MQTESNTPRVVITPGEPAGIGPDLVIALAQQAWPVELVICADPDLLLGRALQLSMPLTLRDYQPGQPAQPQQAGSLTILSIAAPATIIPGQLNVANSAYVVETLTRACDGCLNGEFAALITGPVHKGIINDAGVSFSGHTEFFADRSRCDRVVMMLATEELRVALATTHLPLAAVSAAITRQSLHEVITILHHDLQTKFGIAQPQIYVCGLNPHAGEGGHMGREELDVINPALDELRQQGITLVGPLPADTLFQPKYLQHADAVLAMYHDQGLPVLKYQGFGRAVNITLGLPFIRTSVDHGTALELAATGSADPGSFITALNLAIKMIKHSNE; from the coding sequence ATGCAGACTGAGAGCAATACGCCACGCGTTGTGATCACCCCCGGCGAACCCGCTGGGATTGGCCCCGATCTGGTGATTGCTCTGGCTCAGCAGGCCTGGCCTGTAGAGCTCGTGATCTGTGCGGATCCTGACCTGTTACTCGGTCGCGCATTGCAGCTGTCTATGCCGCTGACACTGCGTGACTATCAACCCGGTCAGCCCGCACAGCCACAACAGGCGGGTAGCCTGACTATCCTGTCTATCGCCGCACCGGCAACCATCATTCCAGGCCAATTGAATGTCGCTAACAGCGCTTATGTGGTTGAAACGTTGACGCGTGCTTGCGATGGCTGCCTGAATGGTGAATTCGCCGCGCTGATTACCGGCCCAGTGCATAAAGGCATTATCAACGATGCCGGCGTCTCCTTCAGCGGACACACTGAGTTTTTCGCCGATCGCAGCCGCTGTGACCGTGTCGTCATGATGCTGGCAACAGAAGAACTGCGCGTCGCCTTAGCGACCACGCATCTTCCGCTTGCAGCCGTTTCTGCGGCGATTACCCGCCAGAGCTTGCACGAAGTCATCACGATTTTGCATCATGATTTGCAGACAAAATTCGGCATCGCTCAACCGCAGATTTATGTCTGTGGGCTAAATCCTCATGCCGGTGAAGGCGGCCATATGGGCCGTGAAGAGCTGGATGTAATTAACCCCGCGCTGGACGAACTCCGGCAGCAGGGCATCACGCTGGTTGGGCCGTTGCCTGCCGACACGCTTTTCCAGCCCAAGTATCTGCAACACGCTGACGCCGTTTTGGCGATGTACCACGATCAAGGGCTCCCGGTTCTGAAATATCAGGGCTTCGGGCGCGCCGTTAATATCACGCTGGGGTTACCTTTTATTCGTACGTCGGTCGATCACGGTACAGCGCTTGAGCTGGCCGCAACCGGCAGCGCCGACCCCGGCAGCTTCATCACGGCATTAAATCTTGCCATTAAAATGATAAAACACAGTAATGAATAA
- the apaG gene encoding Co2+/Mg2+ efflux protein ApaG has product MINAPRVCLQVQSFYVESQSEPDEERFVFAYTITIRNLGRHEVQLLGRYWQITNGNGRQTEVQGEGVVGEQPIIQPGGEFHYTSGAVIETPLGTMEGHYHMVDHQGKAFQVPIPVFRLAIPSLIH; this is encoded by the coding sequence ATGATTAATGCGCCCCGTGTTTGTTTACAGGTTCAAAGCTTCTACGTGGAATCACAGTCGGAGCCTGATGAAGAACGTTTCGTGTTTGCTTACACGATTACGATCCGCAATCTGGGGCGTCATGAAGTCCAGCTTTTGGGGCGTTATTGGCAGATCACCAACGGTAACGGTCGCCAGACTGAAGTTCAGGGTGAAGGCGTCGTCGGCGAACAGCCGATTATCCAGCCCGGCGGCGAATTCCACTATACCAGCGGTGCCGTCATAGAAACGCCTCTTGGCACGATGGAAGGCCACTACCATATGGTTGACCATCAAGGTAAAGCGTTTCAGGTCCCAATCCCCGTTTTCCGTCTGGCTATCCCTTCACTGATACATTAA
- the apaH gene encoding bis(5'-nucleosyl)-tetraphosphatase (symmetrical) ApaH: protein MSTYLVGDIHGCYVELNALLAQVSFNPEQDTLWLTGDLVARGPDSLQVLRFVRSLGSSVRMVLGNHDLHLLAVYAGISRNKPKDRLNDLFTAPDADELINWLRRQPILQVDEELKLVMAHAGITPQWDLPTALMCAREVESILSSDSYPLFLDAMYGDMPNHWSTELSGLARLRFSTNVFTRMRYCFSGGQLDMLCKEPPGQAPSLLKPWFELPSQVTGEYAIAFGHWASLEGKGTPENIYALDTGCCWGGDLTMLRWDDKRYFAQPSLSSNTSSTDELSGDSAPLSGE from the coding sequence ATGTCTACCTATTTAGTTGGCGATATTCACGGCTGTTACGTTGAACTCAACGCGCTATTGGCGCAAGTTTCCTTTAATCCAGAGCAAGATACACTTTGGTTAACGGGTGATTTAGTCGCACGGGGGCCCGATTCGCTTCAGGTTCTGCGCTTTGTTCGTTCTCTCGGTTCTTCTGTCCGTATGGTGCTTGGCAATCACGATCTGCACCTGCTGGCCGTTTATGCCGGTATCAGCCGTAATAAGCCGAAAGATCGTCTCAACGACCTCTTCACCGCACCGGACGCCGATGAGCTTATCAACTGGCTACGTCGCCAGCCGATTCTACAGGTTGATGAAGAGTTGAAGCTGGTGATGGCGCACGCGGGCATCACGCCGCAGTGGGATCTGCCGACGGCGCTTATGTGTGCACGCGAAGTCGAGTCGATCCTGAGCAGCGACAGCTACCCACTTTTCCTCGATGCCATGTATGGCGATATGCCGAACCACTGGAGCACGGAGCTCAGCGGTCTGGCTCGTCTACGCTTTAGCACCAATGTCTTTACCCGTATGCGCTACTGCTTTTCCGGTGGACAACTGGATATGCTGTGTAAAGAGCCACCGGGTCAGGCACCTTCTCTGCTAAAACCGTGGTTTGAGCTGCCGAGCCAGGTTACCGGGGAATACGCCATTGCGTTCGGCCATTGGGCCTCGCTGGAAGGGAAAGGCACGCCGGAAAACATTTACGCGCTGGATACCGGGTGCTGTTGGGGGGGAGATCTGACGATGCTGCGTTGGGACGATAAGCGCTATTTCGCGCAACCGTCGCTTTCATCAAACACTTCATCAACTGACGAGCTTTCTGGCGATAGCGCGCCCTTATCGGGTGAGTAA
- the surA gene encoding peptidylprolyl isomerase SurA yields MKNWRTLILGLALSASTAFAAPQVVDKVAAVVDNSVVLESDVNSLLQSVKLNAQQAGQQLPDDATLRHQITDRLIMDNIILQMAQKMGIQVTDEQLNQAITNIAAQNRMSLDQLKSQLAHEGLNYNTYRNQIRKEMLISEVRNNEVRRRITVLPQEVDTLAKQIATQTGENDELNLSHILIPLPENPTQQQVDEAENLATSLVKQISDGADFGKLAITYSSDSQALKGGQMGWGKLQEIPTLFAERLTQAQKGQVVGPIRSGVGFHILKVNDIRGGNKSVSVTETHARHMLIKPSVVMTDSQAQAKLAEVAQQIKNGSTDFASQAKLLSQDPGSANQGGDLGWASPDMYDPAFRDALLKLKKGEISQPVHSSFGWHLIQLLDTRQVDKTDAAQKEQAYRMIFNRKFAEEAQTWMQEQRAAAYVKVINGASN; encoded by the coding sequence ATGAAGAACTGGAGAACGCTTATTCTCGGATTGGCACTGAGTGCCTCTACCGCGTTCGCAGCACCACAGGTGGTTGATAAAGTCGCAGCAGTGGTCGACAACAGCGTCGTGTTGGAAAGTGATGTAAACAGTCTTTTGCAGTCGGTAAAACTGAATGCCCAGCAGGCCGGGCAGCAGTTGCCTGATGATGCCACGCTGCGTCATCAAATTACCGATCGCCTGATCATGGATAACATCATCCTGCAAATGGCGCAGAAGATGGGTATCCAAGTGACGGATGAGCAGTTGAATCAGGCGATTACCAATATTGCCGCTCAGAACCGGATGTCTCTGGACCAGCTAAAAAGCCAATTGGCTCATGAAGGTCTGAACTACAACACCTACCGTAACCAGATTCGTAAAGAGATGCTGATTTCGGAAGTGCGTAACAACGAAGTCCGTCGTCGCATTACCGTACTGCCTCAGGAAGTCGATACGCTGGCTAAGCAAATCGCCACCCAGACCGGTGAAAACGATGAGCTGAACCTGAGCCACATTCTGATCCCATTACCGGAAAACCCGACTCAGCAGCAGGTTGATGAAGCGGAAAATCTGGCAACATCGCTGGTGAAGCAAATCAGTGACGGTGCGGATTTTGGTAAGCTGGCCATCACTTATTCATCTGATTCTCAGGCGCTGAAAGGCGGCCAAATGGGTTGGGGTAAGCTGCAAGAGATCCCAACGCTGTTTGCTGAACGCTTAACACAGGCGCAGAAAGGTCAGGTCGTTGGCCCGATCCGTTCTGGTGTAGGTTTCCACATTCTAAAAGTGAACGATATTCGCGGCGGTAACAAAAGCGTATCGGTAACTGAAACGCATGCTCGCCATATGCTGATCAAACCGTCTGTCGTCATGACGGACAGTCAGGCGCAAGCCAAGCTGGCCGAAGTGGCACAGCAGATCAAAAACGGCAGCACCGATTTTGCCTCACAAGCCAAACTGCTCTCCCAGGATCCTGGTTCAGCGAATCAGGGCGGCGACCTTGGCTGGGCTTCTCCAGATATGTACGATCCGGCCTTCCGCGATGCGTTGTTGAAACTGAAGAAAGGCGAAATCAGTCAGCCTGTTCATTCCTCTTTTGGCTGGCACCTGATTCAGTTGCTAGACACCCGTCAGGTTGATAAAACCGACGCGGCGCAAAAAGAGCAAGCGTACCGTATGATCTTTAACCGTAAATTCGCTGAAGAAGCGCAAACCTGGATGCAGGAACAGCGTGCGGCGGCCTATGTCAAAGTGATTAATGGTGCCAGTAACTAA